One Avibacterium avium genomic window carries:
- the cysS gene encoding cysteine--tRNA ligase has product MLKIFNTLSREKEVFTPIHPNKVGMYVCGVTVYDLCHIGHGRTFVCFDVIARYLRYLGYDLTYVRNITDVDDKIIKRALENKETCDQLVDRMVTEMYRDFDALNILRPNVEPRATHHIPEIIDIVEKLIQRGHAYVAENGDVMFDIESFPQYGKLSRQDLSQLQAGARIEISEIKKNPMDFVLWKMSKPNEPSWHSPWGKGRPGWHIECSAMNSKQLGDHFDIHGGGSDLMFPHHENEIAQSCCAHDGEYVNYWIHSGMIMVDKEKMSKSLGNFFTIRDVLNHYNGEVVRYFLLTAHYRSQLNYSEENLNLAQGALERLYTALRDTDATVAPQGGEEFVAQFKEAMDDDFNTPNAISVLFEMAREINKLKGEDKTKANQLAARLRELGDILGLLQQDPESFLQAGADDDEVAKIEALIKQRNEARAAKNWAAADEARNQLNAMGIVLEDGANGTTWRKQ; this is encoded by the coding sequence ATGCTAAAAATTTTCAATACCTTAAGTCGAGAAAAAGAAGTTTTTACCCCCATTCACCCAAATAAAGTGGGAATGTATGTGTGCGGCGTAACCGTTTATGATTTATGCCATATTGGCCACGGACGCACCTTTGTTTGTTTTGATGTGATTGCACGTTATTTGCGCTATTTGGGTTACGATCTCACTTATGTGCGCAACATTACCGATGTGGACGACAAAATCATTAAACGCGCCTTAGAAAACAAAGAAACCTGCGATCAGCTTGTGGATCGTATGGTAACAGAAATGTACCGTGATTTTGATGCGCTCAATATTTTACGTCCGAATGTTGAGCCTCGTGCCACCCACCATATTCCAGAAATCATTGATATTGTTGAGAAATTAATTCAACGTGGACACGCTTATGTGGCAGAAAATGGTGATGTGATGTTTGATATTGAAAGTTTTCCGCAATATGGCAAATTATCGCGTCAAGATCTCAGCCAACTTCAAGCAGGCGCACGAATTGAGATTTCAGAAATCAAGAAAAACCCGATGGATTTCGTGCTATGGAAAATGTCGAAACCGAATGAACCAAGCTGGCATTCCCCTTGGGGCAAAGGCCGTCCGGGCTGGCATATTGAGTGTTCTGCAATGAACAGCAAACAGCTAGGCGATCATTTTGATATTCACGGTGGTGGCTCCGATTTAATGTTCCCACACCACGAAAACGAAATTGCCCAATCCTGCTGTGCGCACGATGGTGAATATGTCAATTACTGGATTCACTCGGGAATGATTATGGTGGATAAAGAAAAAATGTCGAAATCTCTTGGCAATTTCTTCACCATTCGCGATGTGTTAAATCATTATAACGGCGAAGTGGTGCGTTATTTCTTACTCACCGCCCATTACCGTAGTCAGCTCAATTACAGCGAGGAAAACCTTAACCTTGCGCAAGGCGCATTAGAGCGTTTATATACCGCATTACGCGACACTGATGCCACAGTCGCTCCACAAGGCGGTGAAGAATTTGTCGCCCAATTTAAAGAGGCAATGGACGATGATTTCAACACGCCAAATGCTATTTCTGTGCTATTTGAAATGGCGCGTGAAATCAATAAATTAAAAGGGGAAGATAAAACCAAAGCAAATCAACTTGCTGCACGTTTGCGTGAATTAGGTGATATTTTAGGCTTATTACAACAAGATCCTGAAAGTTTCTTACAAGCAGGTGCTGACGATGATGAAGTGGCAAAAATCGAAGCCTTAATCAAACAACGTAACGAAGCCCGCGCTGCCAAAAATTGGGCCGCTGCCGATGAAGCCCGCAATCAGCTCAATGCAATGGGCATTGTGTTAGAAGACGGTGCAAATGGTACGACTTGGCGCAAGCAGTAA
- the dcd gene encoding dCTP deaminase gives MRLCDTDIERYLDEGIISLTPRPDNDKINGATVDVRLGNSFRVFREHTAPYIDLSGKKEEVSAQLEAVMSDEILIDDGEAFFLHPGELALATTFEAVSLPANIIGWLDGRSSLARLGLMVHVTAHRIDPGWNGRIVLEFYNSGKLPLALRPKMVIGALSFEVLSGEAARPYNRRQDAKYKDQQNAVASRIDKDK, from the coding sequence ATGAGATTGTGTGATACCGACATTGAACGTTATTTAGATGAAGGCATTATCAGTTTAACGCCGCGCCCAGATAACGACAAAATCAATGGTGCAACCGTTGATGTGCGCTTGGGCAATTCTTTCCGCGTGTTTCGTGAGCATACTGCGCCTTACATTGATTTAAGCGGCAAAAAAGAAGAAGTTTCTGCCCAACTTGAAGCGGTGATGAGCGATGAAATTCTCATTGATGATGGAGAAGCTTTTTTTCTTCACCCCGGTGAACTAGCGCTTGCCACCACCTTTGAAGCGGTATCCTTGCCCGCCAATATTATCGGTTGGCTAGATGGGCGCTCTTCCCTTGCCCGCCTAGGATTAATGGTACACGTTACGGCACACCGTATCGATCCCGGTTGGAATGGGCGTATTGTGCTGGAATTTTACAATTCAGGCAAACTGCCTTTAGCATTGCGTCCGAAAATGGTGATTGGTGCATTGAGTTTTGAAGTGCTAAGTGGTGAGGCGGCGCGTCCTTATAATCGCCGTCAAGATGCCAAATATAAAGATCAGCAAAATGCGGTGGCCAGCCGTATTGATAAGGATAAATAA
- a CDS encoding sugar transporter, which produces MLSPKIVRRVKLWRVICMAFSAFIFNTTEFIPVALLSDIAESFQMPVSQTGLMITIYAWIVSLLSLPFMLLTAKLERRSLLIKLFILFIVSHILSCVAWNFQVLLISRIGIAISHSIFWAITASLTVRLAPKDKKAQALGLLAMGSALAMVLGLPLGRIIGQWLGWRTTFGVIGVVAFIVLIFLYKLLPHLVSKNAGTLKSVPLLFKRPLLVGLFVLTAIVISAHFTAYSYVEPFMMQEVSIAPTETTLILLLFGCAGMIASMLFSRFHRFGPAKFLLIAMSSLALSLFALVLLKGHSAFTYPLVLLWGIGIAGIGLSLQIRILQLAPDATDVAMAIFSGIYNIGIGGGALLGNQVMQHLGLSYIGMVGGIFALVSIMLFLAIHFKYRYLPISR; this is translated from the coding sequence ATGTTATCTCCCAAAATTGTTCGCCGTGTAAAATTATGGCGTGTTATTTGTATGGCGTTTTCTGCCTTTATTTTTAACACCACTGAGTTTATCCCTGTGGCGCTGCTTTCCGATATTGCCGAAAGTTTCCAAATGCCCGTCAGCCAAACAGGGCTGATGATCACCATTTATGCGTGGATTGTTTCCTTGCTTTCCTTGCCCTTTATGCTGCTCACCGCCAAGTTAGAGCGGCGTAGTTTGCTGATTAAGCTGTTTATTCTCTTTATTGTGAGTCATATTTTGTCTTGCGTGGCGTGGAATTTCCAAGTGCTGCTGATTTCTCGCATTGGCATTGCGATTTCTCATTCTATATTTTGGGCGATCACCGCTTCGCTCACCGTTCGCCTTGCACCAAAAGATAAAAAAGCACAAGCGCTCGGCTTGTTAGCAATGGGCAGCGCCTTGGCGATGGTGTTAGGCTTGCCCTTAGGGCGTATCATTGGGCAATGGCTTGGCTGGCGTACCACCTTTGGCGTGATTGGCGTGGTGGCGTTTATCGTATTGATTTTTCTATATAAATTATTACCGCACTTAGTGAGCAAAAACGCCGGCACATTAAAAAGCGTTCCGCTATTATTTAAACGTCCGTTGTTGGTGGGATTATTTGTTCTCACCGCCATTGTGATTTCTGCCCATTTCACCGCATACAGCTATGTTGAACCTTTTATGATGCAAGAAGTGAGCATCGCCCCAACGGAAACCACCTTGATTTTATTGCTGTTTGGCTGCGCAGGAATGATCGCCAGTATGCTATTTAGCCGTTTTCACCGCTTCGGGCCAGCAAAATTTCTGCTGATTGCAATGAGCAGTCTAGCTCTTTCACTCTTTGCTTTAGTGCTATTAAAAGGCCATTCCGCCTTTACTTATCCGTTAGTGCTATTGTGGGGCATTGGCATTGCAGGCATCGGCTTGAGCTTGCAAATTCGCATTTTACAACTCGCGCCAGATGCCACGGATGTCGCAATGGCGATTTTCTCAGGCATTTATAATATTGGCATTGGCGGCGGCGCATTGCTCGGCAACCAAGTAATGCAACATTTGGGGCTGTCTTATATTGGAATGGTGGGCGGTATTTTTGCCTTGGTTAGCATTATGCTATTTTTGGCGATTCATTTTAAATACCGCTATTTGCCTATTTCACGCTAA
- a CDS encoding peptidylprolyl isomerase, whose protein sequence is MVTLHTNLGDIKIALNSEKAPNTVENFLNYCKSGFYDNTIFHRVIDGFMIQGGGMEAGMREKNTNAPIKNEANNRLSNKRGTIAMARTSDPHSATAQFFINVADNTFLDYRSKEMFGKEVVQDWGYAVFGEVIEGMDVVDKIKGVKTGNKGFHQDVPVDDVVIQSVTVE, encoded by the coding sequence ATGGTTACATTACACACAAATTTGGGCGACATCAAAATCGCATTAAACAGCGAAAAAGCGCCGAACACCGTGGAAAACTTCTTAAATTACTGCAAAAGTGGCTTTTATGATAACACAATTTTCCACCGTGTTATTGATGGTTTTATGATCCAAGGTGGTGGAATGGAAGCGGGTATGCGTGAAAAAAATACCAACGCACCAATCAAAAATGAAGCCAACAATCGCCTAAGCAACAAACGTGGCACAATTGCAATGGCGCGCACCTCTGATCCACATTCTGCAACAGCGCAATTCTTTATTAACGTGGCAGACAACACGTTCTTGGATTATCGTTCAAAAGAAATGTTCGGCAAAGAAGTGGTGCAAGATTGGGGCTATGCCGTGTTCGGTGAAGTGATTGAAGGAATGGACGTGGTGGATAAAATCAAAGGCGTGAAAACAGGCAACAAAGGTTTCCACCAAGACGTGCCAGTGGACGATGTGGTAATCCAGTCTGTTACCGTAGAATAA
- a CDS encoding NUDIX hydrolase N-terminal domain-containing protein encodes MQNEKWLQWIIELQGLAQAGLFYSNNKFDLERFQRIREISTEMLQAQSDLPLARVTQLFCNETGYQTPKIDTRAAIFQDDQILLVQEENGLWALPGGWCDVIATVKENVVKEVKEEAGLDAVAEFVIALQDHAKNNPPALAHNVCKVFIYCRATGGEFMPNSETLASGYFSLHDLPPLATGKTTEAQIKMCFQAHQAEHWQTIFD; translated from the coding sequence ATGCAAAATGAAAAATGGTTGCAATGGATAATTGAATTGCAAGGCTTGGCACAAGCGGGCTTGTTTTATTCTAACAATAAATTTGATTTGGAGCGTTTTCAGCGTATCAGAGAAATCAGCACCGAAATGTTGCAAGCCCAATCGGATTTGCCTTTAGCGCGCGTAACCCAGTTATTTTGCAACGAAACGGGCTATCAAACGCCAAAAATTGATACCAGAGCGGCAATTTTTCAAGATGATCAAATTTTGCTCGTGCAAGAAGAAAACGGCTTATGGGCATTACCTGGTGGCTGGTGTGATGTGATTGCCACAGTAAAAGAAAATGTGGTGAAAGAAGTCAAGGAAGAAGCGGGGTTAGATGCCGTCGCCGAATTTGTTATCGCCTTGCAAGATCACGCGAAAAATAATCCACCAGCTCTTGCGCATAATGTGTGCAAAGTGTTTATTTACTGCCGTGCCACAGGGGGAGAATTTATGCCAAACAGCGAAACCTTAGCCAGTGGCTATTTTTCCTTACACGACTTACCGCCTTTGGCGACAGGCAAAACCACTGAAGCACAAATAAAAATGTGTTTTCAGGCACATCAAGCCGAACATTGGCAGACCATTTTTGATTAA
- a CDS encoding pyridoxal phosphatase, with product MNYQAVAFDLDGTLLNSQGQILAENKQAIAKLQQQGVKVLLVTGRHHTAVIPYYVELGLTTPIICCNGTYVYDVQNGKVLAANPLSQQQAQQIYDTATKHHCHLLMYSRNAMNYAELNPHMEKFLKWVASCPENVRPLVRKVESIQDVIDHDKPIWKCVISAQNKDIMNQVVAELPIEQFSCEWSWVDRVDIANAGNTKGARLLEVLNQWQIAPQQVIAFGDNHNDISMLTAVGLGVAMGNAEDEVKHQAKLTTTSNDEAGIVEVLKVQFADKNL from the coding sequence ATGAACTACCAAGCAGTCGCTTTTGATTTAGATGGCACATTGCTCAATTCGCAAGGACAGATTCTTGCGGAAAATAAACAGGCGATCGCTAAGTTGCAACAGCAAGGTGTTAAAGTGTTGTTGGTAACAGGGCGACACCATACGGCGGTAATTCCTTATTATGTGGAACTGGGTTTAACCACGCCGATTATTTGTTGCAACGGCACCTATGTTTATGATGTGCAAAATGGCAAGGTGCTGGCGGCCAATCCACTTTCGCAACAACAAGCGCAGCAAATTTATGACACGGCAACCAAGCACCATTGCCATTTATTAATGTATTCTCGCAATGCGATGAATTATGCTGAGCTCAATCCGCATATGGAAAAATTTCTGAAATGGGTGGCCAGCTGTCCTGAAAATGTCCGTCCTTTAGTGCGAAAAGTAGAAAGTATTCAAGATGTGATCGATCACGACAAACCAATCTGGAAGTGCGTAATTAGTGCGCAAAACAAAGACATTATGAACCAAGTGGTGGCAGAATTGCCGATTGAGCAATTTAGCTGTGAATGGTCTTGGGTGGATCGTGTGGATATTGCCAACGCTGGCAATACCAAAGGGGCAAGATTGTTAGAAGTATTAAATCAATGGCAAATTGCACCGCAGCAAGTGATTGCATTTGGCGATAACCACAATGACATCAGTATGCTTACCGCTGTGGGATTAGGCGTGGCGATGGGCAATGCGGAAGATGAAGTAAAACATCAAGCCAAGCTCACCACCACAAGCAATGATGAAGCTGGCATTGTAGAAGTCTTAAAAGTGCAGTTTGCAGATAAAAATCTGTAA
- the fbpC gene encoding ferric ABC transporter ATP-binding protein: protein MKNNDFLVLKNVTKSFGKAVVIDDLNLSIKQGSMVTLLGPSGCGKTTVLRLVAGLESPTAGQIFIDGEDVTKSSIQNRDICIVFQSYALFPHMSIGDNVGYGLRMQGVGSAERKQRVKEALELVDLAGFEDRYVDQISGGQQQRVALARALVLKPKVLLFDEPLSNLDANLRRSMREKIRELQQRLGITSLYVTHDQSEAFAVSDEVIVMHKGKIMQKASAKELYQHPNSLFLANFMGESSIFDGKLENGTITVNQYAFTLPNVQSFGLPDGECLVGIRPEAVRLSAQGDAAQRCEIQNAVYMGNHWEIVAQWGGKPLLINCQPDSFDPAIKQAYVHFADYGVFLLKKE, encoded by the coding sequence ATGAAGAATAATGATTTTTTAGTGTTAAAAAATGTGACCAAATCCTTTGGTAAAGCGGTGGTGATCGATGATCTGAATCTTTCCATTAAACAAGGCTCAATGGTTACCCTGCTCGGGCCTTCTGGTTGCGGAAAAACCACCGTGCTACGCCTTGTAGCAGGGCTAGAAAGCCCTACTGCTGGGCAGATTTTTATTGATGGAGAAGATGTCACCAAATCCTCCATTCAAAATCGTGATATTTGTATCGTGTTTCAGTCTTATGCGTTGTTTCCACATATGTCCATTGGGGATAATGTGGGCTACGGGTTGCGTATGCAGGGCGTGGGATCAGCAGAGCGCAAACAGCGGGTTAAAGAAGCCTTGGAATTGGTGGATTTGGCGGGCTTTGAAGATCGCTATGTGGATCAAATCTCAGGTGGCCAGCAACAACGTGTCGCCTTAGCGCGTGCGCTGGTGCTAAAACCTAAAGTGCTATTGTTTGATGAACCACTGAGCAATCTTGACGCCAATTTACGCCGTAGTATGCGTGAGAAAATCCGCGAGCTGCAACAACGCCTTGGCATCACCTCCCTTTATGTTACTCACGATCAAAGCGAAGCGTTCGCCGTGTCTGATGAAGTGATCGTAATGCACAAAGGCAAAATTATGCAAAAGGCTTCTGCGAAAGAACTTTATCAACACCCTAACTCATTGTTTTTAGCTAACTTTATGGGGGAAAGTAGCATCTTTGACGGCAAACTTGAAAACGGCACGATAACGGTTAATCAATATGCGTTCACCTTGCCAAATGTGCAATCCTTCGGTTTGCCAGACGGAGAATGTTTGGTCGGCATTCGCCCTGAAGCAGTACGCCTTTCAGCACAAGGCGATGCTGCTCAACGCTGTGAAATTCAAAATGCGGTATATATGGGCAATCACTGGGAAATTGTAGCGCAATGGGGCGGCAAACCGCTACTCATCAACTGCCAGCCTGATAGTTTTGATCCTGCTATCAAACAAGCCTATGTGCATTTTGCTGACTATGGCGTGTTCTTACTGAAAAAAGAATAG
- a CDS encoding ABC transporter substrate-binding protein, protein MKCKAISLAISTALATSALIFSVQAQAKGRLVVYCSATNEMCEAETQAFGKKYDVKTSFIRNGSGSTFAKIEAEKKNPQADVWYGGTLDPQSQAGELGLLEAYRSPNVDQIMPRFQDPAKVKGNYTSAIYMGILGFGVNTERLKKLGITEVPKCWKDLTDPRLKGEIQVADPQSSGTAYTAIATFVQLWGEDQTFDFFKQLHPNISQYTKSGITPSRNTARGETTVGIGFLHDYALEKQQGAPIELVVPCEGTGYELGGVSILKGARNLDNAKLFVDWALSKEGQELAWKKGRAFQTLTNTTAEQSPTAFDPTKLNLINYDFEKYGASEERKRLINKWVNEVKLAQ, encoded by the coding sequence ATGAAATGTAAAGCAATTTCTCTCGCAATTTCCACCGCACTTGCCACTTCTGCCTTAATCTTCAGTGTGCAAGCACAAGCCAAAGGACGCTTGGTGGTATATTGCAGTGCCACAAATGAAATGTGTGAAGCTGAAACTCAAGCTTTCGGCAAAAAATATGATGTGAAAACGTCTTTTATCCGTAATGGTTCAGGCAGCACCTTTGCGAAAATTGAAGCGGAAAAGAAAAATCCGCAAGCTGATGTATGGTATGGCGGCACGCTCGATCCCCAATCTCAAGCTGGCGAACTGGGTTTATTAGAAGCCTACCGCTCGCCAAATGTCGATCAAATTATGCCGAGATTCCAAGATCCTGCCAAAGTCAAAGGTAACTACACATCCGCCATTTATATGGGGATTTTAGGCTTTGGGGTAAACACGGAACGCTTGAAAAAATTAGGCATCACTGAAGTCCCTAAATGCTGGAAAGACTTAACCGATCCACGCTTAAAAGGCGAAATTCAAGTGGCCGATCCACAAAGTTCAGGCACCGCGTACACCGCCATTGCTACCTTTGTACAATTATGGGGCGAAGATCAAACCTTTGATTTCTTCAAACAACTTCACCCGAACATTTCTCAATATACCAAATCAGGCATCACCCCTTCACGCAACACCGCTAGAGGTGAAACCACAGTTGGGATTGGCTTCCTACACGATTACGCCCTTGAAAAACAACAGGGCGCGCCAATTGAATTAGTCGTGCCTTGCGAAGGCACTGGCTATGAACTTGGCGGTGTGAGTATCTTAAAAGGCGCGCGTAACTTAGATAACGCTAAATTATTCGTGGATTGGGCATTATCAAAAGAAGGCCAAGAATTAGCGTGGAAAAAAGGCCGTGCTTTCCAAACACTGACCAACACCACCGCCGAACAATCACCAACCGCGTTTGATCCAACCAAACTTAATCTCATCAATTATGATTTTGAGAAATACGGTGCATCAGAAGAACGCAAACGCTTGATTAACAAATGGGTTAATGAAGTGAAATTGGCACAGTAA
- a CDS encoding TatD family hydrolase, translating into MPFFDTHTHLDYLLAITQQPLAELMEESQQAGVEKMLVVAVQAEDFKNIEKITALYPQQLYYGLGLHPLYIKQHRVADLDLLAQRLANRPKNLTAVAEIGLEKGVPELLTPELWQKQCEFFEAQLSLAKANQLPVNLHSRKSHEDLYRFLKTAQLSVTGVVHGFSGSYEQAKRFVDLGYKIGVGGVITYARANKTRETIKRLPLDSLLLETDSPDMPVFGFQGQPNRPMRVRETFKVLCELRAESPDEIEARIWGNSVGVFG; encoded by the coding sequence GTGCCATTTTTTGATACTCACACCCACCTCGATTATTTACTTGCGATAACCCAACAGCCGTTGGCAGAACTGATGGAAGAAAGCCAACAAGCTGGCGTTGAGAAAATGCTCGTGGTGGCGGTGCAAGCAGAGGATTTTAAAAATATTGAAAAAATCACCGCACTTTATCCCCAGCAGCTTTACTATGGCTTGGGCTTGCACCCGTTATATATCAAGCAGCATCGCGTGGCGGATTTAGACTTATTGGCGCAACGCCTTGCTAATCGCCCTAAAAATCTCACCGCCGTGGCTGAAATCGGTTTAGAAAAAGGCGTGCCAGAGTTATTAACCCCTGAATTATGGCAAAAACAATGCGAATTTTTTGAGGCGCAACTGAGCTTAGCCAAAGCCAATCAGTTACCTGTTAATTTACATTCACGCAAATCCCACGAAGATCTTTATCGCTTCTTAAAAACCGCACAGCTTAGCGTTACTGGCGTGGTACACGGCTTTTCAGGCAGTTATGAACAAGCCAAACGCTTTGTCGATTTAGGCTATAAAATCGGTGTAGGCGGCGTCATCACCTACGCCCGCGCCAACAAAACCCGCGAAACTATCAAACGCCTGCCGCTAGACAGCTTATTACTCGAAACCGACAGCCCCGATATGCCCGTATTCGGCTTCCAAGGCCAACCCAACCGCCCAATGCGCGTGCGAGAAACGTTCAAGGTATTATGTGAATTAAGGGCAGAAAGTCCAGATGAGATTGAAGCACGGATTTGGGGGAATAGTGTTGGGGTATTTGGGTGA
- a CDS encoding ABC transporter permease: MNKLAQMFNSSLFWILLALLGFICLPSMALYYGLAESTPDEIYESMGWASFNLSWFWFAALAFVPILSAVFKGKGERQQGLAEFLAVLAIFLFVFISATIEKFNLGYSVFVLMLSLIALATQGLAKMKVMQGDKFIIASLISIVLLIFFFIVYPTLAIFISMFYDNGEFVPSQVISIVEKPYIIRIIGNSLSVAITVGILATLFGLIFALYTTRIAKRTAVIGKIFSILPIVTPPFVVGLGVTLMLGRSGYVTEFLVQYFGFSSNWLYGFTGIIIAHTLALTPMAFMILEGALKSIHPSIEEAAYTLRSNRYQAFFNIIFPLLKPALANAFLVVAIQSLADFSTPLVLGGSFDVISSQIYFYIAGSQLDYASASTLGSILLIFSLAIFVIQYLWIGNRSYVTVSGKSYRGDVQDLPSAMKFFIIFTLGFWVLFNAVLYGSIFYGSFTMNWGVDYTFTFKHYLTLFGQGFSDGAWPSLIHTVIFAATAAPITAIFGLLIAYITVRRDFKGKKTLEFLTLLCFAVPGTVAGVSYILAFNNAPIYITGTSIIIVLSMVMRNMPVGMRAAVAGLGQLDKSLDEASLSLKGSSLKTIWYIVFPLLKPALLSALVTSFVRAMTTVSAIVFLVTADTRVATSYILNRVEDGEYGVAIAYGSILIVVMMAIILLFDWLVGDTRIARSKAKKMN; this comes from the coding sequence ATGAATAAATTGGCACAGATGTTTAATAGTAGCCTATTTTGGATTTTGCTCGCGTTGTTGGGCTTTATCTGTTTGCCTTCTATGGCGTTGTATTATGGCTTGGCGGAATCCACGCCTGATGAAATTTATGAATCAATGGGCTGGGCAAGCTTTAATTTAAGTTGGTTTTGGTTTGCTGCATTAGCTTTCGTGCCAATCCTGTCTGCTGTTTTCAAAGGGAAAGGGGAACGACAGCAAGGTCTGGCAGAATTTCTGGCGGTGTTGGCAATTTTCCTATTTGTGTTTATTTCTGCCACAATAGAAAAATTCAATCTCGGCTATTCCGTTTTTGTCCTAATGTTGAGCCTGATTGCCCTTGCCACTCAAGGCTTGGCAAAAATGAAGGTGATGCAAGGGGATAAATTCATCATCGCCTCGCTCATTAGCATTGTCTTGCTGATTTTCTTTTTCATTGTGTATCCCACCTTGGCGATTTTTATCTCGATGTTTTATGACAACGGGGAATTTGTGCCAAGCCAAGTAATCAGCATTGTCGAAAAACCTTACATCATTCGGATTATCGGTAATTCCCTTAGTGTAGCAATTACGGTGGGCATTTTAGCTACATTATTTGGTTTGATTTTTGCTCTTTACACCACACGCATTGCTAAACGCACCGCGGTGATCGGAAAAATTTTCTCCATTTTGCCGATTGTAACTCCGCCTTTTGTGGTAGGGTTAGGGGTAACCTTAATGCTTGGGCGTTCAGGTTATGTTACGGAGTTTTTAGTGCAATATTTTGGCTTTAGCAGCAACTGGTTATATGGTTTTACTGGGATTATCATCGCCCACACGCTTGCGCTAACGCCAATGGCTTTTATGATTTTAGAAGGGGCGTTAAAATCCATTCATCCATCTATTGAAGAAGCGGCATATACGCTACGCTCAAACCGCTATCAAGCCTTTTTCAATATTATTTTCCCCTTGCTCAAACCAGCGCTTGCCAATGCCTTTTTAGTGGTGGCAATCCAATCTTTAGCCGATTTTAGTACCCCACTTGTGCTAGGTGGTAGCTTTGATGTGATTTCTTCGCAAATTTATTTCTACATTGCAGGCTCGCAGTTAGATTACGCTTCGGCCAGCACCTTAGGCAGTATTTTGCTGATCTTCTCTTTGGCGATTTTTGTGATCCAATATTTATGGATCGGCAATCGCTCTTATGTTACCGTTTCAGGCAAATCTTATCGCGGTGATGTGCAAGATTTGCCAAGTGCGATGAAATTTTTCATTATTTTTACCCTTGGTTTCTGGGTGCTGTTTAATGCGGTGCTATACGGCAGTATTTTCTACGGTAGCTTTACAATGAACTGGGGCGTGGATTACACTTTCACCTTTAAACATTATCTCACCTTATTCGGGCAAGGCTTTAGTGACGGCGCTTGGCCATCGCTGATTCATACGGTGATTTTTGCCGCTACTGCAGCCCCGATTACAGCGATTTTTGGCTTATTGATTGCCTACATCACCGTGCGCCGTGATTTTAAAGGCAAGAAAACCCTTGAATTTTTAACCTTGCTTTGCTTTGCTGTACCGGGAACGGTGGCAGGGGTTTCCTATATTCTCGCCTTTAACAATGCGCCAATTTATATCACGGGGACAAGCATCATCATCGTGCTTTCAATGGTAATGCGTAATATGCCTGTGGGTATGCGTGCTGCGGTGGCGGGTTTAGGGCAGCTTGATAAATCCCTTGATGAAGCCTCGCTTTCACTCAAAGGCAGCTCGTTAAAAACCATTTGGTATATTGTCTTCCCACTGCTTAAGCCCGCGTTGCTCTCCGCGTTGGTAACCAGTTTTGTGCGCGCAATGACCACAGTCAGCGCCATTGTCTTCTTAGTTACTGCAGATACAAGGGTTGCCACTTCTTATATTCTAAACCGCGTAGAAGACGGCGAATACGGCGTTGCCATTGCTTATGGCTCAATTTTAATCGTGGTAATGATGGCAATTATTTTGCTATTTGACTGGTTGGTGGGCGACACGCGAATTGCTCGTTCTAAAGCGAAAAAAATGAATTAA
- the udk gene encoding uridine kinase: protein MSDQDCIIIAIAGASASGKSLIASTIHKELRDELSCEDIGIISEDSYYKDQTHLAFEERIKTNYDHPNSMDRNLLLQHLRALKAGQAVDIPVYSYVEHTRTGETTHFKPKKVIILEGILLLTDERIRQEASISVFVDTPLDICFIRRLKRDMEERGRSLQSVVDQYRATVRPMFLQFIEPSKQYADIVVPRGGKNRIAINMLKAQIRHLLKSK from the coding sequence ATGTCAGATCAAGATTGCATCATTATCGCTATCGCAGGGGCTTCCGCCTCAGGAAAAAGCCTTATTGCTTCCACCATTCATAAAGAACTTCGTGATGAGCTAAGTTGCGAAGACATTGGCATTATTTCTGAAGATAGCTACTACAAAGATCAAACCCACCTTGCTTTTGAAGAGCGCATTAAAACCAATTATGACCACCCAAATTCAATGGATCGCAATTTGTTGTTACAACATTTGCGCGCCTTAAAAGCGGGGCAAGCGGTGGATATTCCGGTTTATAGCTATGTGGAACACACACGCACGGGCGAAACCACCCATTTCAAACCGAAAAAAGTGATTATTTTAGAAGGCATTTTGTTGCTCACGGACGAACGCATTCGCCAAGAAGCGAGTATTTCAGTATTCGTGGATACGCCGTTAGATATTTGTTTTATCCGCCGTTTAAAACGTGATATGGAAGAGCGTGGGCGTTCTTTGCAATCAGTGGTGGATCAATATCGTGCCACTGTGCGCCCTATGTTCTTACAATTTATCGAGCCGTCTAAACAATATGCCGATATTGTTGTTCCACGCGGTGGGAAAAACCGTATTGCAATCAATATGTTAAAAGCACAAATTAGACACCTGCTGAAAAGCAAATAG